A section of the Sebastes fasciatus isolate fSebFas1 chromosome 5, fSebFas1.pri, whole genome shotgun sequence genome encodes:
- the samd13 gene encoding sterile alpha motif domain-containing protein 13 isoform X1, producing MKNYCNFTDSGMEDKANGSVDTKSPVENGQLPDPANWGVADVVNYFKATGFEEQATAFQDQEIDGKSLLLMTRNDVLTGLSIKLGPALKIYEYHVKPLQTQHLKSNTS from the exons ccGGCATGGAAGACAAGGCAAATGGCTCTGTTGACACCAAAAG CCCAGTGGAGAACGGCCAGCTGCCGGACCCTGCCAACTGGGGGGTCGCCGATGTCGTCAATTACTTTAAAGCAACAGGGTTCGAGGAGCAAGCCACGGCTTTCCAGGATCAG GAAATCGATGGGAAGTCCCTGCTCCTGATGACGCGTAACGACGTCCTGACGGGGCTGTCGATAAAGCTCGGCCCCGCGCTGAAAATCTACGAGTATCACGTGAAGCCGCTGCAAACCCAGCACCTGAAGAGCAACACCTCGTAG